A part of Bombus huntii isolate Logan2020A chromosome 16, iyBomHunt1.1, whole genome shotgun sequence genomic DNA contains:
- the LOC126874422 gene encoding uncharacterized protein LOC126874422 isoform X6 gives MSNTFSGQRWIVQRESRGSFKVGGDQCPMAWTGTQRWRNPAPEGDDVQRSIELLDKVLSEYDEHEAEGEGGGGVGVGSGGGGGGGGGGGGDGSGGGSGGGVGDCGSSTEPSIGLTPDDESPSLGHQSEDDGYMSMNGRKAKMALIALRPVPDCPEPQDLAGISTQEFPPPPEEAERIISTLLPMVSPGNSSKRNQGHSSSRRSGRQQWMIAMEDSIRHGNGSTVTTQTTLPKTRHQRPYGWENGNSEALKLAQPPSPPSKFASLPYDGKVSFGWIPPRTNPTTIEKHREVRRRSSEEDGLEANKNHRQSFDKDRTPHLRKQRQSNEITKSSSVEDRLLMNHEQSEQNSRRRNDSDSSEGRFSRNSESERSSIPRSSSVSVERYSMRATCGSSDFSRANSTSNERFHSDFSIAVASASSNDRVSVPTSDPFSIRNLDFVSFSLPTRTDSNERFSAPTSDRCSEERYSDMFSTRNSDFSTRNSTDFRTQSEEERFSDDSLEELLPPPPPISKRHSIAWEVPLEDDPLYAPGSTKVIGRRRRKSSDVSSVGSASKLRDFDDWQDPRLSTTDDDLVSPYSDSSTNELDQIRPQELTKNGTYVIRRGRKKERKSLPKVPTKTKSLSFENNEENRLSDVKRYSSTFDNIRSLLRENKLDEPMNDPPMEFPPSVPPDLVRVVSLPAINDETGNWPRELEVTVEEEESSDLSDKDKKPREMFELLQLSSSLSSTDNPEKDRIDVDLSNQESRNATTELNSTCNGVSLSASNSYSKGFTGLTPSSGNVFNEEPRKSPNCSNEHRLTSKIPVNLLIEDQIVKKALKENRRQLEKVSDAIKEIENVKNSESYSESKTRWARSGEAKQPLARKSSLDSESNDRGVVDRSGARKQHHDSDFDSDTASKTSPETTDIEAKRTNGSDIYASGKRLRQNGVVETHKNDQKQIENVIDAILEDSKNPDFQVSVEVLEFPPLPPSPVEEADEESSDIGQTAAIVSKPKNHSNRTMEYRPRVPPHRGPVANHSLSDSKDQQTSLNTRSMDAGFSRGKRTTPSATNSRREQIPVERRTLPTDLPGPSRRRPFTKRHSPSAEPCSSVGNGGCSSSTNANGANNGACSSSSGTTGNIATGTSGMQTSCSLPETPVFARGSDIPRTPQHASNSTQMRRQPGWYAPTTATTGYRRNNPGLEQAIIGTELLRLAGGPNRGWYPTRKANQPRPASIEHLERLNNAYDPRLAGSGDQRKPLTLPTNITPNKYFGQRSGSKDGKSGKDNASPCGPYAVGNVGKATTNPNPVKIL, from the exons GTCGGGGGCGATCAATGCCCGATGGCGTGGACTGGAACGCAACGCTGGAGAAATCCTGCTCCAGA AGGTGACGATGTacaacgatcgatcgagctGCTGGACAAAGTGCTCTCAGAGTACGACGAGCACGAAGCAGAGGGCGAAGGTGGTGGAGGCGTCGGCGTCGGCAgtggcggtggcggcggcggtggcggtggcggtggcggcgaCGGTAGTGGAGGTGGCAGCGGCGGAGGTGTTGGGGATTGTGGCAGCAGCACCGAACCGAGTATTGGCCTCACACCCGACGACGAAAGTCCGTCCTTAG GGCATCAATCCGAGGACGACGGTTACATGAGTATGAATGGACGAAAAGCGAAGATGGCCCTGATAGCGCTGCGTCCAGTTCCAGATTGTCCAGAGCCACAGGATCTCGCGGGAATATCTACGCAAGAATTTCCGCCACCGCCGGAAGAAGCCGAACGAATCATTTCTACTTTGTTGCCCAT GGTATCGCCTGGAAATTCTTCGAAGAGAAACCAAGGTCACTCCTCTTCTCGTCGAAGCGGTCGCCAACAGTGGATGATAGCCATGGAGGACAGCATACGACATGGAAACGGTAGCACGGTTACCACTCAAACGACTCTC CCCAAAACTCGACATCAGAGACCGTATGGCTGGGAAAACGGGAACAGCGAAGCATTGAAATTGGCTCAACCTCCGAGCCCGCCGAGCAAATTCGCCAGCTTACCATACGATGGTAAGGTGTCTTTCGGTTGGATCCCGCCACGAACCAATCCAACTACCATCGAGAAGCACCGCGAGGTTAGACGTCGATCATCGGAAGAAGATGGCCTCGAGGCGAACAAAAATCATCGACAGAGCTTCGACAAGGATCGAACGCCTCATCTACGAAAGCAACGTCAGAGTAACGAAATCACCAAGTCGAGCAGCGTGGAGGATCGTCTGCTGATGAATCACGAGCAATCCGAGCAGAACAGccgaagaagaaacgattcTGACTCGAGCGAAGGCAGATTCTCGAGAAACTCCGAATCAGAGAGATCTTCTATCCCACGGTCGAGCTCGGTCAGCGTCGAAAGATATTCGATGCGAGCTACTTGCGGATCATCCGACTTCTCCAGGGCGAACTCCACCTCGAACGAAAGATTCCACTCAGATTTTTCGATAGCCGTGGCCAGTGCCAGTTCCAACGATCGAGTCTCCGTGCCAACGTCCGATCCTTTCTCCATTCGAAATCTCGACTTCGTTTCCTTCTCTTTGCCGACCAGAACAGACTCCAATGAAAGATTCTCGGCACCAACTTCGGACAGGTGTTCGGAGGAACGCTACTCGGACATGTTCTCCACGAGGAATTCGGACTTCTCCACGAGGAATTCCACAGACTTTAGGACTCAATCTGAGGAGGAGAGATTTTCTGACGACTCGTTGGAGGAGCTTCTGCCTCCTCCCCCGCCCATCAGTAAGAGACATTCTATTGCTTGGGAAGTACCTCTGGAGGATGATCCACTTTATGCTCCCGGAAGTACCAAGGTGATTGGTAGGAGACGACGTAAAAGCAGCGACGTGTCCA gcGTCGGATCAGCATCGAAACTACGCGACTTCGACGACTGGCAAGATCCCCGGTTATCGACCACTGACGATGATCTAGTCTCTCCGTACTCGGACTCCTCGACGAACGAGCTTGATCAGATACGACCCCAAGAACTAACCAAGAACGGCACTTACGTGATACGTCGTGGtcgaaagaaagaacgaaaaagTTTACCAAAAGTCCCGACCAAAACCAAAAGCTTATCGTTTGAGAATAACGAGGAGAATCGGTTGTCCGACGTGAAACGATACTCGAGTACTTTCGATAATATTAGAAGTCTCCTGAGAGAAAATAAACTGGACGAACCTATGAACGATCCACCGATGGAATTTCCACCGTCGGTTCCACCCGACCTGGTCAGAGTCGTTTCTCTTCCAGCGATTAACGACGAAACCGGCAATTGGCCGCGAGAATTGGAAGTAACTgtcgaagaggaagaaagttCAGACCTTTCAGACAAGGATAAGAAACCTCGGGAGATGTTCGAGCTGCTCCAGTTGTCGTCCTCGTTATCGTCCACCGACAATCCTGAGAAAGACAGAATCGATGTCGATTTGTCGAATCAAGAATCGAGAAACGCTACTACCGAGTTGAACAGCACGTGCAACGGAGTTTCGCTATCAGCCTCTAACAGCTATTCGAAAGGGTTCACTGGCTTAACACCGTCTAGTGGGAATGTGTTTAACGAGGAACCAAGAAAATCTCCAAATTGTAGTAACGAACATCGATTAACGTCCAAGATCCCTGTTAACTTACTGATTGAAGATCAGATTGTGAAAAAAGCTTTGAAGGAAAATCGTAGACAATTGGAGAAGGTCAGTGATGCGATCAAGGAAATTGAGAATGTGAAGAATAGCGAGTCTTATTCGGAGAGCAAGACACGATGGGCAAGGAGTGGAGAAGCGAAGCAACCATTGGCAAGAAAAAGCAGTCTTGACAGCGAATCGAATGATCGTGGAGTTGTGGATCGAAGTGGAGCGAGGAAACAGCATCATGATTCGGATTTTGATTCGGATACAGCGTCTAAAACCAGTCCTGAAACAACGGATATAGAGGCGAAAAGAACTAATGGGTCGGATATCTATGCGTCGGGAAAAAGATTGAGACAGAATGGAGTTGTTGAGACTCATAAGAATGATCAGAAGCAGATTGAAAATGTGATCGACGCTATTCTTGAAGATTCCAAGAATCCAGATTTTCAG GTGAGCGTGGAAGTTCTTGAGTTTCCTCCGTTACCACCATCGCCTGTCGAGGAAGCGGACGAAGAAAGTTCAGACATCGGTCAGACTGCCGCAATCGTCTCTAAGCCAAAAAATCATAGCAATCGAACGATGGAGTACAGACCTAGGGTACCGCCTCATCGTGGACCTGTTGCTAATCATTCCCTCTCGGATTCGAAAGATCAACAAACGTCTCTCAATACCAGATCCATGGATGCTGGATTTTCTCGGGGTAAAAGAACAACACCTAGTGCCACCAATTCCAGACGAGAG CAAATACCCGTAGAACGAAGGACTTTGCCTACGGACCTACCTGGACCTTCACGACGACGTCCCTTCACCAAGAGACATTCGCCATCGGCGGAACCGTGCTCCTCAGTTGGAAATGGGGGCTGTAGTAGCAGTACTAACGCAAACGGGGCAAACAACGGAGCTTGTAGCAGCAGCAGTGGAACCACCGGTAACATAGCGACTGGTACCAGCGGAATGCAAACCTCTTGTTCGCTTCCAGAAACCCCTGTTTTCGCTAGAGGGAGCGACATTCCCAGAACTCCCCAGCATGCCAGCAATTCGACACAGATGCGTCGACAACCTGGTTGGTACGCTCCAACCACGGCTACCACCGG GTATCGCAGGAATAACCCGGGTTTGGAACAGGCGATAATCGGAACCGAGTTGTTGCGATTAGCCGGTGGCCCGAATCGTGGATGGTACCCGACGAGGAAGGCGAACCAACCGCGGCCAGCCTCGATCGAGCATCTCGAAAGACTAAACAACGCGTACGATCCACGCTTGGCTGGCTCCGGAGACCAAAGGAAACCATTGACTCTGCCGACAAACATCACACCGAACAAATACTTCGGCCAAA GAAGCGGCAGCAAGGATGGCAAAAGTGGAAAGGACAATGCATCACCGTGTGGCCCATACGCAG TTGGAAATGTTGGGAAAGCTACGACTAATCCAAATCCAGTGAAAATTCTCTAG
- the LOC126874422 gene encoding uncharacterized protein LOC126874422 isoform X3, whose amino-acid sequence MSNTFSGQRWIVQRESRGSFKVGGDQCPMAWTGTQRWRNPAPEGDDVQRSIELLDKVLSEYDEHEAEGEGGGGVGVGSGGGGGGGGGGGGDGSGGGSGGGVGDCGSSTEPSIGLTPDDESPSLGHQSEDDGYMSMNGRKAKMALIALRPVPDCPEPQDLAGISTQEFPPPPEEAERIISTLLPMVSPGNSSKRNQGHSSSRRSGRQQWMIAMEDSIRHGNGSTVTTQTTLPKTRHQRPYGWENGNSEALKLAQPPSPPSKFASLPYDGKVSFGWIPPRTNPTTIEKHREVRRRSSEEDGLEANKNHRQSFDKDRTPHLRKQRQSNEITKSSSVEDRLLMNHEQSEQNSRRRNDSDSSEGRFSRNSESERSSIPRSSSVSVERYSMRATCGSSDFSRANSTSNERFHSDFSIAVASASSNDRVSVPTSDPFSIRNLDFVSFSLPTRTDSNERFSAPTSDRCSEERYSDMFSTRNSDFSTRNSTDFRTQSEEERFSDDSLEELLPPPPPISKRHSIAWEVPLEDDPLYAPGSTKVIGRRRRKSSDVSSVGSASKLRDFDDWQDPRLSTTDDDLVSPYSDSSTNELDQIRPQELTKNGTYVIRRGRKKERKSLPKVPTKTKSLSFENNEENRLSDVKRYSSTFDNIRSLLRENKLDEPMNDPPMEFPPSVPPDLVRVVSLPAINDETGNWPRELEVTVEEEESSDLSDKDKKPREMFELLQLSSSLSSTDNPEKDRIDVDLSNQESRNATTELNSTCNGVSLSASNSYSKGFTGLTPSSGNVFNEEPRKSPNCSNEHRLTSKIPVNLLIEDQIVKKALKENRRQLEKVSDAIKEIENVKNSESYSESKTRWARSGEAKQPLARKSSLDSESNDRGVVDRSGARKQHHDSDFDSDTASKTSPETTDIEAKRTNGSDIYASGKRLRQNGVVETHKNDQKQIENVIDAILEDSKNPDFQVSVEVLEFPPLPPSPVEEADEESSDIGQTAAIVSKPKNHSNRTMEYRPRVPPHRGPVANHSLSDSKDQQTSLNTRSMDAGFSRGKRTTPSATNSRREQIPVERRTLPTDLPGPSRRRPFTKRHSPSAEPCSSVGNGGCSSSTNANGANNGACSSSSGTTGNIATGTSGMQTSCSLPETPVFARGSDIPRTPQHASNSTQMRRQPGWYAPTTATTGYRRNNPGLEQAIIGTELLRLAGGPNRGWYPTRKANQPRPASIEHLERLNNAYDPRLAGSGDQRKPLTLPTNITPNKYFGQSKHSSASSTREALRRVTSLLIKKGSGSKDGKSGKDNASPCGPYAVGNVGKATTNPNPVKIL is encoded by the exons GTCGGGGGCGATCAATGCCCGATGGCGTGGACTGGAACGCAACGCTGGAGAAATCCTGCTCCAGA AGGTGACGATGTacaacgatcgatcgagctGCTGGACAAAGTGCTCTCAGAGTACGACGAGCACGAAGCAGAGGGCGAAGGTGGTGGAGGCGTCGGCGTCGGCAgtggcggtggcggcggcggtggcggtggcggtggcggcgaCGGTAGTGGAGGTGGCAGCGGCGGAGGTGTTGGGGATTGTGGCAGCAGCACCGAACCGAGTATTGGCCTCACACCCGACGACGAAAGTCCGTCCTTAG GGCATCAATCCGAGGACGACGGTTACATGAGTATGAATGGACGAAAAGCGAAGATGGCCCTGATAGCGCTGCGTCCAGTTCCAGATTGTCCAGAGCCACAGGATCTCGCGGGAATATCTACGCAAGAATTTCCGCCACCGCCGGAAGAAGCCGAACGAATCATTTCTACTTTGTTGCCCAT GGTATCGCCTGGAAATTCTTCGAAGAGAAACCAAGGTCACTCCTCTTCTCGTCGAAGCGGTCGCCAACAGTGGATGATAGCCATGGAGGACAGCATACGACATGGAAACGGTAGCACGGTTACCACTCAAACGACTCTC CCCAAAACTCGACATCAGAGACCGTATGGCTGGGAAAACGGGAACAGCGAAGCATTGAAATTGGCTCAACCTCCGAGCCCGCCGAGCAAATTCGCCAGCTTACCATACGATGGTAAGGTGTCTTTCGGTTGGATCCCGCCACGAACCAATCCAACTACCATCGAGAAGCACCGCGAGGTTAGACGTCGATCATCGGAAGAAGATGGCCTCGAGGCGAACAAAAATCATCGACAGAGCTTCGACAAGGATCGAACGCCTCATCTACGAAAGCAACGTCAGAGTAACGAAATCACCAAGTCGAGCAGCGTGGAGGATCGTCTGCTGATGAATCACGAGCAATCCGAGCAGAACAGccgaagaagaaacgattcTGACTCGAGCGAAGGCAGATTCTCGAGAAACTCCGAATCAGAGAGATCTTCTATCCCACGGTCGAGCTCGGTCAGCGTCGAAAGATATTCGATGCGAGCTACTTGCGGATCATCCGACTTCTCCAGGGCGAACTCCACCTCGAACGAAAGATTCCACTCAGATTTTTCGATAGCCGTGGCCAGTGCCAGTTCCAACGATCGAGTCTCCGTGCCAACGTCCGATCCTTTCTCCATTCGAAATCTCGACTTCGTTTCCTTCTCTTTGCCGACCAGAACAGACTCCAATGAAAGATTCTCGGCACCAACTTCGGACAGGTGTTCGGAGGAACGCTACTCGGACATGTTCTCCACGAGGAATTCGGACTTCTCCACGAGGAATTCCACAGACTTTAGGACTCAATCTGAGGAGGAGAGATTTTCTGACGACTCGTTGGAGGAGCTTCTGCCTCCTCCCCCGCCCATCAGTAAGAGACATTCTATTGCTTGGGAAGTACCTCTGGAGGATGATCCACTTTATGCTCCCGGAAGTACCAAGGTGATTGGTAGGAGACGACGTAAAAGCAGCGACGTGTCCA gcGTCGGATCAGCATCGAAACTACGCGACTTCGACGACTGGCAAGATCCCCGGTTATCGACCACTGACGATGATCTAGTCTCTCCGTACTCGGACTCCTCGACGAACGAGCTTGATCAGATACGACCCCAAGAACTAACCAAGAACGGCACTTACGTGATACGTCGTGGtcgaaagaaagaacgaaaaagTTTACCAAAAGTCCCGACCAAAACCAAAAGCTTATCGTTTGAGAATAACGAGGAGAATCGGTTGTCCGACGTGAAACGATACTCGAGTACTTTCGATAATATTAGAAGTCTCCTGAGAGAAAATAAACTGGACGAACCTATGAACGATCCACCGATGGAATTTCCACCGTCGGTTCCACCCGACCTGGTCAGAGTCGTTTCTCTTCCAGCGATTAACGACGAAACCGGCAATTGGCCGCGAGAATTGGAAGTAACTgtcgaagaggaagaaagttCAGACCTTTCAGACAAGGATAAGAAACCTCGGGAGATGTTCGAGCTGCTCCAGTTGTCGTCCTCGTTATCGTCCACCGACAATCCTGAGAAAGACAGAATCGATGTCGATTTGTCGAATCAAGAATCGAGAAACGCTACTACCGAGTTGAACAGCACGTGCAACGGAGTTTCGCTATCAGCCTCTAACAGCTATTCGAAAGGGTTCACTGGCTTAACACCGTCTAGTGGGAATGTGTTTAACGAGGAACCAAGAAAATCTCCAAATTGTAGTAACGAACATCGATTAACGTCCAAGATCCCTGTTAACTTACTGATTGAAGATCAGATTGTGAAAAAAGCTTTGAAGGAAAATCGTAGACAATTGGAGAAGGTCAGTGATGCGATCAAGGAAATTGAGAATGTGAAGAATAGCGAGTCTTATTCGGAGAGCAAGACACGATGGGCAAGGAGTGGAGAAGCGAAGCAACCATTGGCAAGAAAAAGCAGTCTTGACAGCGAATCGAATGATCGTGGAGTTGTGGATCGAAGTGGAGCGAGGAAACAGCATCATGATTCGGATTTTGATTCGGATACAGCGTCTAAAACCAGTCCTGAAACAACGGATATAGAGGCGAAAAGAACTAATGGGTCGGATATCTATGCGTCGGGAAAAAGATTGAGACAGAATGGAGTTGTTGAGACTCATAAGAATGATCAGAAGCAGATTGAAAATGTGATCGACGCTATTCTTGAAGATTCCAAGAATCCAGATTTTCAG GTGAGCGTGGAAGTTCTTGAGTTTCCTCCGTTACCACCATCGCCTGTCGAGGAAGCGGACGAAGAAAGTTCAGACATCGGTCAGACTGCCGCAATCGTCTCTAAGCCAAAAAATCATAGCAATCGAACGATGGAGTACAGACCTAGGGTACCGCCTCATCGTGGACCTGTTGCTAATCATTCCCTCTCGGATTCGAAAGATCAACAAACGTCTCTCAATACCAGATCCATGGATGCTGGATTTTCTCGGGGTAAAAGAACAACACCTAGTGCCACCAATTCCAGACGAGAG CAAATACCCGTAGAACGAAGGACTTTGCCTACGGACCTACCTGGACCTTCACGACGACGTCCCTTCACCAAGAGACATTCGCCATCGGCGGAACCGTGCTCCTCAGTTGGAAATGGGGGCTGTAGTAGCAGTACTAACGCAAACGGGGCAAACAACGGAGCTTGTAGCAGCAGCAGTGGAACCACCGGTAACATAGCGACTGGTACCAGCGGAATGCAAACCTCTTGTTCGCTTCCAGAAACCCCTGTTTTCGCTAGAGGGAGCGACATTCCCAGAACTCCCCAGCATGCCAGCAATTCGACACAGATGCGTCGACAACCTGGTTGGTACGCTCCAACCACGGCTACCACCGG GTATCGCAGGAATAACCCGGGTTTGGAACAGGCGATAATCGGAACCGAGTTGTTGCGATTAGCCGGTGGCCCGAATCGTGGATGGTACCCGACGAGGAAGGCGAACCAACCGCGGCCAGCCTCGATCGAGCATCTCGAAAGACTAAACAACGCGTACGATCCACGCTTGGCTGGCTCCGGAGACCAAAGGAAACCATTGACTCTGCCGACAAACATCACACCGAACAAATACTTCGGCCAAAGTAAGCACAGCTCCGCCTCCAGTACTCGCGAGGCGCTACGGAGGGTCACTAGCTTGCTCATCAAGAAAG GAAGCGGCAGCAAGGATGGCAAAAGTGGAAAGGACAATGCATCACCGTGTGGCCCATACGCAG TTGGAAATGTTGGGAAAGCTACGACTAATCCAAATCCAGTGAAAATTCTCTAG